The sequence AGATATGAGACTGGTTTAACCTAACAAAACTTATAGTAACCGTATGCAAAATCCATGTATTTAGTGATGACATTAAAGTTTTTCAGTACGCAGTATTACATCTTAATAACACAATGCTATGGTTTTATTGAATATCGAAACGGTAAAAGACCGGATTAAACAATGACATAATTATAAGTAAAGGTTGGCTTGCCAAATGTTTGACTACTCACATTTCAGTAGAGCAGCGGCCCAAGACAAAGACATCGTCGCCATAGTCGATGATCTCTTTCAGCTAGCTCGTGAACACTACCCCATACTATCTCGGCTATCCGTGGTGCTATGCAGTGAAAATAAAGCATCTAATTATTTTGTATCAGATTCACTGTGCCAAAACGTCAAGCACCACTACATCGAACAAGAAATCAAACCCAACTCCGCTTTGAGTCGTCTGGCTGAATCATTGGAGACTAGAATTGTTGATGACCTCTCTTTGATCAATCCGACGAAGCAAATCTCTCATCTACTCGAGCTCGGTCACCAAAGTAGCTATACAACTCCAATCCACTACCAAGAGAGTAACCTCGGATTCGTTTTCATCAACGCATCATGCACTGACTTTTTTGCTAAGCAGACAATCCAAAGCGACATCGCCTACCTCACTCAAGCGATTTCGAACCTGTTTGTACAACTATTCGAACGTCAGCGTCATTTTCAATCCTCTTTAGCGGTCGCTCTAAACATGGGACATGCGCGCGACCCTGAAACCAAAGAACATCTGATTCGCATGGGAAAATACAGCGAGCAGCTCGCACGTACGCTTTCGCACAGTAACAATTCGATTACCCATCAGTTCGTTCACCGTATTCGCTTATATGCGCCATTTCACGACATTGGTAAGTACCGAATCCCAGATAACGTGTTATTCAGCACGGGGCGTTTCTCAGAAGAAGAAAGAGCCATAATGAACAACCACACCTTGTATGGTGAAGAGATGATTAACGATGTGGTGTCACTCTCCCATCATTGCTCTATGTGTTCTGATGAAATTCAGTTTATTAAGAATATTGTGCGTCATCACCACGAGCGGTTTGATGGTTCGGGGTTACCCGATGGTTTGAGTCATACTGCGATTCCGCTTGAAGCACGAATTGTAACGCTCGCGGATGTGTTTGACGCGCTGATGAGTAAAAGAGCCTATAAGCACGCATGGTCACTGGAGGAAGTCATGGAGTACATTGAAGCGCACAACGGTTCGATGTTCGACCCTGAATGTGTTGAGGCCCTTAAACAGAACCTAGACGACTTTATGGCAATTCGAGAGCAATACAACGACGATGTAAAACCTCAAGCTATGATGGCTTAGCCTGAGTGAATTTCGAATGACTTATGCTAAATCGAAGCCAACAAAAAAGGATGCCTATTGGCATCCTTTTTTCTATTTACAGCTTAAAGAACAAACACGTTCTTACTGATTCTAACTAACGATTATACGTCGTAAGTTGTAGAAGCAGTGTCGCCGCCTGTACCAGTCCAGTTTGTGTGGAAGAATTCACCACGTGGACGGTCAGTACGCTCGTAAGTGTGAGCACCGAAGTAGTCACGTTGAGCTTGAAGCAGGTTAGCTGGTAGACGTGCTGTTGTGTAACCGTCTAGGAAAGATAGCGCAGAAATCGTACATGGCATTGGGATACCAGACTCTAGAGATTTCGCTGCTACTTTACGCCATGCTACTAGGCTGCCTTGTAGGATGTTTTTGAAGTACTCGTCAGAACCTAGGAACGCGATGTCTGGGTTTGCTTCGTACGCATCACGGATGTTGCCTAGGAATGCAGAACGGATGATACAACCACCACGCCACATTAGTGCTACGTTACCGTAGTTTAGGTCCCAGCCGTTTTCGTTCGACGCTTCACGCATTAGCATGAAACCTTGAGCGTAAGAAATGATCTTAGAAGCCAGTAGAGCTTGACGTAGTGCATCAACCCACTCTTGCTTGTCGCCTTCAACTGGAGTGATTGTTTTCTCAAACAAAGCTTCAGCTTCAACACGTTGGTCTTTAAGAGCAGACAGGCAACGAGAGAATACAGACTCAGAGATTAGAGTTAGTGGGATACCTAGGTCTAGTGCGTTGATACCCGTCCACTTACCAGTGCCTTTTTGGCCTGCAGTGTCTAGGATCTTCTCAACTAGCGCTTCACCGTCTTCATCTTTGTAGCCAAGGATGTCAGCAGTGATTTCAACTAGGTAGCTGTCTAGCTCAGTCTTGTTCCAGTCAGCGAATACTGCTTGCATCTCGTCAGCAGACATACCTAGGCCATCTTTCATGAACTGGTATGCTTCAGTGATAAGCTGCATGTCACCGTATTCGATGCCGTTGTGTACCATCTTAACGAAGTGACCAGCACCGTCGTTACCAACCCAGTCACAACAAGGCTCACCAGCGTCAGTTTTTGCAGAGATACCTTGGAAGATTGGCTTAACCGCTTCCCAAGCTTCAGCCGCGCCGCCTGGCATGATTGAAGGACCGAAACGAGCACCTTCTTCACCACCAGAAACACCAGTACCGATGAAGTGGATGCCTTTCTCACGACAATGCGCTACACGACGGTTAGTGTCTGGGTAGTTAGTGTTACCACCATCAATGATGATGTCGCCTTCGTCTAGAAGTGGGATTAGGTTTTCGATGAACGTGTCTACAACGTCACCAGCACGAACCATAAGCATCACTTTACGTGGCGCTTCTAGCTTCTCAACTAGCTCTTCTAGAGAGTAAGCACCAACAATGTTAGTACCTTTAGCTGGGCCTTCTAGGAACTCGTCTACTTTCGCAGCAGTACGGTTGTGAGCCACAACTTTGAAGCCGTGGTCGTTCATGTTTAGGATAAGGTTCTGACCCATTACTGCTAGGCCAATTACACCGATATCACCTTTCATTATTTATATCTCCTTGCGGCTATTCGCACTTATGCGATAGCACTTGCTGCATTTGAATCTAGGAACCACTCTGTCTCGCCAGTTTTAGACTGGATTTTCGCTGCCGGGTAAGGCAACTCTGAAGCAGGAGTAGTATGAATTTCTTTAACGATCTCAACTTTACCTGCACCCAGTACTAGGTAGCTGATTCGTTTAGCTGCTTCTAAAACTTTTGCTGTTTTAGAAACACGGATTTGACCAGACTCAGGGTGAGAAGCCAGTACAGACAGGTTCTCATCTTGGTAGTTGGTTGCACCCGGGAATAGTGAAGCTGTGTGACCGTCTGCGCCAACACCTAGCAGAATCCAATCGAAAACTGGCGTGCCGTTTTCTGTTGGGATTACGTCTGCCATCTCTTTTGCGAAACGCTCTGCTTCTGCTTTCGGTTCATCTTCACCACGAATGCGGTGGATGTTTTCAGCAGGAAGGTTCACTTGAGTAAACAACAGCGCGTTAGCTTCACCGAAGTTGCTTTCAGCGTCGTCTGGTGCAACGCAACGTTCGTCGCCCCACCAGAAGTGAAGGTTATTCCATTGAATGCCTTCAGCGTATGGTGCTTGAGCTAAAAGCTTGAAAAGCATTTTTGGCGTGCTGCCACCCGACAATGAAATGTGAACAGGTTTACCCTGCTCGCTGTACGCTTTCATTTCATTTGCTAGAGTTTCAACAACCAATTCTGGCGTTGCAAAGATCTTGTGATTGATCATAGTTCGCAGTAATCCGTGTCTGTTAAGTTTTTGCATGGGAAACGCCATGCGCGGCCATCACGTTGCAGCAGTTCATCTGCTTCCTGTGGGCCCCAAGTACCACAAGCATAGCCAAACAGTGCTTGAGGATCTTGCTTGAAGTCTAAGATTGGTTGAACGTACTTCCAACACGCTTCTACTGCATCAGTACGTGCAAACAGAGTTGCATCACCGTTAAGTGCATCAAGAAGAAGACGTTCGTAAGCCGTTAGCATTTGAGTTTCAGGCAAGTCAGAGTAAGAGAAGTTCATTTTCACTTCTTTTGCTTTGAAGCCTGCACCCGGCTCTTTCAAGCCAAAGCTCATCTGAATACCTTCGTCCGGTTGGATGCGGATAATCAGTTTGTTTTCTGGTGCATCTTGACCAAATACTGGGTGTGGCGTGTTCTTAAAGTGAATCACGATCTCCGTTACGCGCGTTGGTAGGCGTTTACCTGTACGAACGTAGAAAGGAACACCATTCCAGCGCCAGTTATTGATGTGTGCTTTAAGACCAATGTACGTTTCAGTACGAGAATCGTCTGCTACACCCGGCTCTTCACGATAACCAAGCAAGTGCTGGCCGCGAACGTCTGAAGCTGTGTATTGACCAAGAACGAGATCTTTACGTAGGTCATCTTCCTCAAGAGGTTTCAGACACTGAAGTACTTTAACCACTTCGTCACGAATAGAATCAGCATTGATTTGAGCAGGTGGTTCCATACCAACCATTGCTAACACTTGTAGCAGGTGGTTTTGGAACATGTCACGAACTGCGCCAGAACCGTCGTAGTATCCGCCACGCTCTTCAACGCCAAGGAACTCAGCACCTGTGATTTCAACGTATTCAATAAAGTTACGGTTCCACAGAGGTTCAAACATCGCGTTTGAGAAACGAAGCACTAGAAGGTTTTGTACCGTTTCTTTACCAAGGTAGTGGTCGATACGGTAAATCTGGTGTTCTTGGAAGTGATGATGGATCTCTTCATCTAACGCTTGAGCAGAAGCTAGGTCGTAACCAAATGGCTTCTCGATGATCAGACGGCGCCAGCCGTTCCTTTCATCGTTTAGGCCATGCGCAGCAAGGTTTGCTGGGATCACACCGTACAAGCTTGGCGGCGTTGCCAAGTAGAACAGTGTGTTATGGTTTTCGAATTGGTAGTCTTGCTCAAGCTTGTCTAGACGTTGTGCTAAACGAGCGTAATCTTCGACATCTGAAGTGTTGATCGCTTGGTAATGCAAATGTTCAATAAATGCATTCAGCGTCTCAGGTTCAGTTTGTTCCATTTCCTGAAGAGACTTCTTCAGCTTCTCACGGTAAGACTCATCGCTGTACTCAGTACGGCTCACTCCAAGAATCGCAAAGGATTCTGGTAGTTGATTGCTAGCATACAGGTGGTACAAAGCAGGAATTAACTTGCGGTAAGTTAGATCTCCCGACGCACCAAAAATAACGATGCTGCTGTTTTCAGGTATTACCATCATCTTTCCTATAAAAACAAGGTTTTTAGTATTCGCCAACGGTATCAGCGACATACGAAAATAGATAATAGGTCTTAGCTATTACATCAATAGCGAGTGCCTATTACACTTGAGAATGCGTTTGGTAAACGAGGGTGAATGCTATCACCTCTATTCGGGACAGTATTGTCTATGAGTATTTGATTTACATCAACCACTGTGAAAGCAATCGATTAAATATTGACTCATTTCGAACAAATTCTAATCGATAGCTGAGTTCACAAAGGTAGAAATAGCAGCAAATCGGCATTCTCAAACATTGTAGTCAAGAAAGAATGGCATCTGGTCTGTGGAGTGACTTGTGGATGTTAAAAAGGAAACTAAAACCAGCTTATTCAACTGGTTTTACAGTTTATTGGGAATGTAAAGGCGTCTTCGGATGAATATAGCTTTTCGTATTGCCTTATCTTTTCGCTTTGTTATAACAACGTTCAGGACGACCAACGGTGCCGTAGTTTAAATCGGCAACCAACTCACCGGTCGTGATCAAGAATTCCAGGTAGCGTCTGGCAGTGGTTCGGCTTGCACCAATACGCTCACCTGCTTCATCAGCCGTAATATTCGACGTATCCGCTTGTTGAAATATCGCACGAATCTTATCGAGCGTTACACCGTCGATCCCTTTAGGTAACGTCGATACTTTCGCTGAGTCTGCTTTCGCATTGGCTTGCAACATCTTGTCGACCAAGCCTTGGTTAAGGTCAGACACGCTTTCAAACTCTTGCTGTTGTGATTGGTACTTTTTCAGCGCCGCTTCTAAACGAGGAAACATCACGGGTTTGAGTAGATAATCGACAACTCCGCCACGCATTGCTTGCTGCAAAGTGTCGACATCGCGTGCTGCGGTAATCAAGATAACATCACAGCCTTGATTGCTGCCGCGAACGTGATTGAGGATATCGAGCCCACAACCATCCGGCAGATAAACATCCAAAAGCACCAAGTCTGGCTTCAAGATATCGAGCTGCATTAAGGCTTCAGACTGCGTGGTCGCAATGCCAACCACATCAAAGCCTCCCATCTGTTCTAAATAACGATGGTGAAGCTCTGCAATCGCAATATCATCTTCAATGACCATGACTCTCGTGATTGCGTTCATTTATGTTCTTCCTTTAACCATTGTATTCCGTCACGATGATCTTTACTCGATCGTTTCGTGCTTAATTATTATTGTTCTTCTTTTGGTAGATACACCGTCATGCGTGAACCAAAGTCAGGGTTATCAACCATTTCTAATTGCCCTTGATAGCGGTCGGCTAACTGCTTAATCAAATATAAACCGACAC is a genomic window of Vibrio sp. ED004 containing:
- the zwf gene encoding glucose-6-phosphate dehydrogenase; amino-acid sequence: MVIPENSSIVIFGASGDLTYRKLIPALYHLYASNQLPESFAILGVSRTEYSDESYREKLKKSLQEMEQTEPETLNAFIEHLHYQAINTSDVEDYARLAQRLDKLEQDYQFENHNTLFYLATPPSLYGVIPANLAAHGLNDERNGWRRLIIEKPFGYDLASAQALDEEIHHHFQEHQIYRIDHYLGKETVQNLLVLRFSNAMFEPLWNRNFIEYVEITGAEFLGVEERGGYYDGSGAVRDMFQNHLLQVLAMVGMEPPAQINADSIRDEVVKVLQCLKPLEEDDLRKDLVLGQYTASDVRGQHLLGYREEPGVADDSRTETYIGLKAHINNWRWNGVPFYVRTGKRLPTRVTEIVIHFKNTPHPVFGQDAPENKLIIRIQPDEGIQMSFGLKEPGAGFKAKEVKMNFSYSDLPETQMLTAYERLLLDALNGDATLFARTDAVEACWKYVQPILDFKQDPQALFGYACGTWGPQEADELLQRDGRAWRFPCKNLTDTDYCEL
- the gnd gene encoding decarboxylating NADP(+)-dependent phosphogluconate dehydrogenase; amino-acid sequence: MKGDIGVIGLAVMGQNLILNMNDHGFKVVAHNRTAAKVDEFLEGPAKGTNIVGAYSLEELVEKLEAPRKVMLMVRAGDVVDTFIENLIPLLDEGDIIIDGGNTNYPDTNRRVAHCREKGIHFIGTGVSGGEEGARFGPSIMPGGAAEAWEAVKPIFQGISAKTDAGEPCCDWVGNDGAGHFVKMVHNGIEYGDMQLITEAYQFMKDGLGMSADEMQAVFADWNKTELDSYLVEITADILGYKDEDGEALVEKILDTAGQKGTGKWTGINALDLGIPLTLISESVFSRCLSALKDQRVEAEALFEKTITPVEGDKQEWVDALRQALLASKIISYAQGFMLMREASNENGWDLNYGNVALMWRGGCIIRSAFLGNIRDAYEANPDIAFLGSDEYFKNILQGSLVAWRKVAAKSLESGIPMPCTISALSFLDGYTTARLPANLLQAQRDYFGAHTYERTDRPRGEFFHTNWTGTGGDTASTTYDV
- the pgl gene encoding 6-phosphogluconolactonase, yielding MINHKIFATPELVVETLANEMKAYSEQGKPVHISLSGGSTPKMLFKLLAQAPYAEGIQWNNLHFWWGDERCVAPDDAESNFGEANALLFTQVNLPAENIHRIRGEDEPKAEAERFAKEMADVIPTENGTPVFDWILLGVGADGHTASLFPGATNYQDENLSVLASHPESGQIRVSKTAKVLEAAKRISYLVLGAGKVEIVKEIHTTPASELPYPAAKIQSKTGETEWFLDSNAASAIA
- a CDS encoding response regulator — encoded protein: MNAITRVMVIEDDIAIAELHHRYLEQMGGFDVVGIATTQSEALMQLDILKPDLVLLDVYLPDGCGLDILNHVRGSNQGCDVILITAARDVDTLQQAMRGGVVDYLLKPVMFPRLEAALKKYQSQQQEFESVSDLNQGLVDKMLQANAKADSAKVSTLPKGIDGVTLDKIRAIFQQADTSNITADEAGERIGASRTTARRYLEFLITTGELVADLNYGTVGRPERCYNKAKR
- a CDS encoding HD domain-containing phosphohydrolase produces the protein MACQMFDYSHFSRAAAQDKDIVAIVDDLFQLAREHYPILSRLSVVLCSENKASNYFVSDSLCQNVKHHYIEQEIKPNSALSRLAESLETRIVDDLSLINPTKQISHLLELGHQSSYTTPIHYQESNLGFVFINASCTDFFAKQTIQSDIAYLTQAISNLFVQLFERQRHFQSSLAVALNMGHARDPETKEHLIRMGKYSEQLARTLSHSNNSITHQFVHRIRLYAPFHDIGKYRIPDNVLFSTGRFSEEERAIMNNHTLYGEEMINDVVSLSHHCSMCSDEIQFIKNIVRHHHERFDGSGLPDGLSHTAIPLEARIVTLADVFDALMSKRAYKHAWSLEEVMEYIEAHNGSMFDPECVEALKQNLDDFMAIREQYNDDVKPQAMMA